From a single Nematostella vectensis chromosome 3, jaNemVect1.1, whole genome shotgun sequence genomic region:
- the LOC5512624 gene encoding uncharacterized protein LOC5512624 — translation MSPQNVQETRRTMLIFLSFGFVSYFVSSFLATSAEDLLGGKTLPTGHVYLAVALPFSVLPTTVPYLFDRIPALVWIGLLFPLNHLGILAVALCRVEWVRLVGVFSLSTAASLSDVTAISLTAHFHKRTVTAYCSGLGFATFFAPMYYTGTN, via the exons ATGTCTCCACAAAATGTCCAAGAGACGAGGCGGACCATGCTAATATTTTTGTCATTTGGTTTCGTGTCCTACTTCGTTTCCAGTTTTCTTGCCACTAGCGCAGAGGACTTGCTGGGTGGGAAGACTCTCCCGACAG GCCACGTGTATTTGGCGGTCGCTCTTCCTTTCTCCGTCCTTCCCACTACTGTTCCATATTTATTTGATCGCATCCCGGCCCTCGTATGGATAGGTCTTCTCTTCCCTCTCAACCACTTGGGCATCTTGGCGGTCGCCCTGTGCCGTGTTGAATGGGTGAGATTAGTTGGCGTGTTTTCGCTGTCAACTGCAGCCTCGTTATCAGACGTGACTGCGATATCGCTAACTGCTCACTTCCACAAGCGGACAGTGACAGCTTATTGCTCTGGACTGGGATTCGCAACGTTCTTCGCACCCATGTACTACACAGGTACAAACTAA